The Aquipuribacter hungaricus genome includes a region encoding these proteins:
- a CDS encoding Fur family transcriptional regulator — MPTVDELTRVLRGSSLRVTGPRLAVLEAVHAHPHADTDTVLRAARASLGAVSHQAVYDVLRTLTDAGLVRRIEPAGSVARYETRTSDNHHHVVCRGCGAIADVDCAVGHSPCLTASDDSGFVIDEAEVVYWGRCPACAAA, encoded by the coding sequence GTGCCGACCGTCGACGAGCTCACCCGCGTCCTGCGCGGCTCGTCGCTGCGCGTCACAGGACCGCGGCTCGCGGTGCTCGAGGCCGTGCACGCCCACCCGCACGCGGACACCGACACCGTCCTGCGCGCGGCCCGGGCCTCGCTGGGGGCGGTGTCGCACCAGGCGGTCTACGACGTCCTGCGCACCCTCACCGACGCCGGGCTCGTCCGGCGCATCGAGCCCGCCGGCTCCGTGGCCCGCTACGAGACGCGGACCTCGGACAACCACCACCACGTGGTGTGCCGCGGCTGCGGCGCGATCGCCGACGTGGACTGCGCGGTGGGCCACTCGCCGTGCCTGACCGCCTCCGACGACAGCGGCTTCGTCATCGACGAGGCCGAGGTCGTCTACTGGGGCCGCTGCCCCGCCTGCGCCGCCGCCTGA
- a CDS encoding DUF4287 domain-containing protein: MSFQAYLDAAEKKTGLTPAELVARAHERGFGPGTKAGPILAWLSEEHGLGRGHGMALVHVITKGPGIADTHVGTAGVHRDASDTLDLRGIAHRQEPLDG, encoded by the coding sequence ATGTCGTTCCAGGCCTACCTCGACGCCGCCGAGAAGAAGACCGGCCTGACTCCCGCCGAGCTCGTCGCTCGGGCGCACGAGCGCGGGTTCGGGCCTGGCACCAAGGCCGGACCGATCCTCGCGTGGCTGTCCGAAGAGCACGGGCTGGGACGCGGCCACGGCATGGCGCTCGTCCACGTGATCACGAAGGGGCCGGGGATCGCCGACACCCACGTGGGCACCGCGGGGGTGCACCGTGACGCCTCGGACACCCTCGACCTCCGCGGCATCGCCCACCGGCAGGAGCCGCTGGACGGCTGA
- a CDS encoding NAD-dependent epimerase/dehydratase family protein — translation MATVLVTGATGTLGRDVVPALRARGVDPLLLSRSPARGSRYHQADLVTGRGVADALAGVGTVVHLAAGKDQVAAARDLLDAASA, via the coding sequence ATGGCGACCGTCCTTGTCACCGGCGCGACGGGCACCCTCGGGCGCGACGTCGTCCCTGCCCTGCGCGCGCGAGGGGTGGACCCGCTGCTCCTGAGCCGCAGCCCCGCCCGCGGCAGCCGGTACCACCAGGCCGACCTGGTCACCGGCCGCGGGGTGGCCGACGCGCTGGCCGGGGTGGGGACGGTGGTGCACCTCGCCGCCGGGAAGGACCAGGTCGCCGCCGCCCGCGATCTGCTCGACGCCGCCTCGGCGTAG
- a CDS encoding iron-siderophore ABC transporter substrate-binding protein, with the protein MTRAHRRLPAGAAALLALTLAACSSASADDEAAPAAGSSTGSDGWETTTIEHALGTTVLEQRPERVATVAWANHEVPLALGVVPVGMAAANFGDDDGDGVLPWVEDALTELDAETPVLFDETDGIDFEAVADTDPDVILAAYSGLTQEDYDTLSEIAPVVAFPETAWGTAWREMVELNSAAMGMAEEGEALVAELEDEIAEVAAAHPELEGTSAMFLTHVDTTDLSEVSFYTTHDTRVQFFDDIGLATPESVGTASAETDQYSLTRSAEQADAFSDVDVIVTYGGEELVSALEADPLLSQMPAVAGGAVVSLPGDSPLGTAANPTPLSISYVLEDYVELIAQAAAAR; encoded by the coding sequence ATGACCCGCGCCCACCGCCGCCTGCCCGCCGGCGCCGCCGCCCTGCTCGCCCTCACCCTCGCCGCCTGCTCCTCCGCCTCGGCGGACGACGAGGCCGCCCCCGCCGCCGGGTCGAGCACCGGCTCCGACGGCTGGGAGACGACGACCATCGAGCACGCGCTTGGCACGACCGTGCTCGAGCAACGGCCCGAGCGGGTCGCCACGGTGGCGTGGGCCAACCACGAGGTCCCCCTGGCCCTGGGCGTCGTGCCCGTAGGCATGGCCGCGGCGAACTTCGGCGACGACGACGGGGACGGTGTCCTGCCCTGGGTCGAGGACGCCCTGACCGAGCTCGACGCCGAGACCCCCGTGCTGTTCGACGAGACCGACGGCATCGACTTCGAGGCCGTCGCGGACACCGACCCCGACGTCATCCTTGCCGCCTACTCCGGGCTCACGCAGGAGGACTACGACACCCTGAGCGAGATCGCGCCCGTCGTGGCGTTCCCCGAGACCGCGTGGGGCACCGCGTGGCGGGAGATGGTCGAGCTCAACAGCGCGGCCATGGGCATGGCCGAGGAGGGCGAGGCGCTGGTCGCCGAGCTCGAGGACGAGATCGCCGAGGTCGCCGCGGCGCACCCCGAGCTCGAGGGCACGTCGGCGATGTTCCTCACCCACGTCGACACCACCGACCTCAGCGAGGTCAGCTTCTACACGACCCACGACACCCGGGTGCAGTTCTTCGACGACATCGGCCTGGCCACCCCCGAGAGCGTCGGGACCGCCTCCGCCGAGACCGACCAGTACTCCCTGACCCGCAGCGCCGAGCAGGCCGACGCCTTCTCCGACGTCGACGTCATCGTCACCTACGGCGGCGAGGAGCTGGTGAGCGCGCTCGAGGCAGACCCGCTGCTCTCGCAGATGCCCGCCGTCGCCGGCGGCGCTGTGGTCAGCCTCCCCGGCGACAGCCCGCTCGGGACCGCCGCGAACCCGACGCCGCTGTCGATCTCCTACGTCCTCGAGGACTACGTGGAGCTCATCGCCCAGGCCGCGGCCGCACGCTGA